A portion of the Esox lucius isolate fEsoLuc1 chromosome 20, fEsoLuc1.pri, whole genome shotgun sequence genome contains these proteins:
- the ethe1 gene encoding persulfide dioxygenase ETHE1, mitochondrial, producing the protein MCSFVNRLKPVLAYSLCFQKGYSRKVPAHIKHIGPGLRTSKQPLDSVIIRPYCSRMEFGKGLFFRQLFESESSTYTYLLADKESREAVLIDPVLETVERDLKLVEELGFNLKVAVNTHCHADHITGTGLLKNRLFGMKSAISRHSGASADILLSEGDKIHFGKHHLSVRETPGHTDGCVTLVTEDHSMAFTGDALLIRGCGRTDFQQGCSRKLYESVHQKIFTLPPQCLVFPAHDYKGQTASTVGEEKRFNPRLTKSMEEFVDIMVNLNLPKPAKIDIAVPANLVCGLHEV; encoded by the exons ATGTGTTCATTTGTAAACAGACTGAAACCCGTTCTGGCCTACTCGCTATGCTTCCAAAAAGGGTATTCGCGTAAAGTTCCAGCCCACATCAAGCACATCGGCCCGGGCTTACGCACCAGCAAGCAGCCCCTGGATTCAGTCATCATAAGACCGTACTGCTCCAGGATGGAGTTCGGAAAAGGACTTTTCTTCAGGCAG CTGTTCGAGTCAGAGAGCAGCACCTACACCTATCTACTGGCTGATAAAGAGAGCAGGGAGGCAGTCCTCATTGATCCAGTACTGGAGACAGTTGAAAGGGATTTGAAGCTGGTAGAGGAACTGGGGTTTAATCTGAAAGTGGCAG TGAACACCCACTGCCATGCAGATCACATCACAGGTACCGGATTGCTAAAGAACAGGCTTTTCGGGATGAAAAGTGCTATATCGCGGCACAGTGGAGCCAGCGCAGACATCCTCCTGTCAGAGGGCGACAAGATCCACTTTGGCAAACAC CATCTGTCAGTGAGGGAGACTCCGGGGCACACCGACGGCTGTGTGACGCTGGTGACCGAGGACCACAGCATGGCCTTCACTGGGGATGCACTGCTCATCAGGGGCTGTGGCAGGACTGACTTCCAACAGG GCTGCTCCAGAAAGCTCTATGAATCAGTCCACCAGAAGATCTTCACTTTACCTCCCCAGTGCCTCGTCTTCCCTGCACATGACTACAAAG GTCAGACCGCCTCCACAGTGGGTGAGGAGAAGCGGTTTAACCCCCGTCTGaccaagagcatggaggagttTGTGGACATCATGGTCAACCTGAACCTCCCCAAGCCTGCTAAGATAG ATATTGCGGTGCCTGCGAACTTGGTGTGTGGACTCCATGAGGTTTGA